The Apus apus isolate bApuApu2 chromosome 12, bApuApu2.pri.cur, whole genome shotgun sequence genome includes the window GGAGATCAGAGAGGAAGTGGGGAAGGAGGGTAGGACATGGGGTCTGCCGGACTGGCTTGACACATGGAGAGCAAGTCAGGGGTGTTTTAAACTACTGAGGAGAAGGTTTCATTCATGAAATGGCAGTGTGTGTGGCCAGAACGCTTGCCTTCAAAGCCTTGAATACTCAATATTCCAGGCTAAATGATGGTACAGCAGTGCCTGTCCCAGCAGTGTTGAGCAAAGCCTGGTGGCATCTGTCCCAGCACCAGTTATCCTGCCACTGGTATCCCTGTCCTGGTAGCAGTACTGACTCGGCCAGTACTGCCCAGCACCAGTTGTCCTGGCATTTTACTGGCCAGGCAGTACTGGTTTGGCTCTGAACAAGCTGGCTGAGCCCCACCCAGCACAGGTTCCTCCAGCCCACGCTGCTGGGAGGGCACACTTGCAGGAAGACTGGGGAAAGACCTGGTCCTGATTTTTGACCTTTCTCACTGAATACCTGCTTGTGAGTACAAGCAAAATGCTTcttgctcagctgcagaagcaaCACCCATATTTTGCCCATCTCCTTTCTGCTGGAACATCAATGTGCCTTGAAAACCTTCCATATTTGCCTATTGAACATGCAACATTCTGAGCATGGGAAGGGGGCATAGTTGAGCTGTACAGGATAGGCCCAACCTCAGTGAGTAGCTGCTGGCTCTGGACCAGACCTATCagtgcaggaccctgctgcagctgggatgtTGTGTTTTCTGGAGCCATCTTAGAGCTGTGATCAGCCAGATGTTGCTCTCCTGTGTTCAGAGCAGCCATGTAAGTTGGGATCCCCTTCCCAACATCTGGCAGAAATAAAGCATGCATCCATGTCAAACATAATATATTTATAGCAAAAATAGGCTTTTTCTGTAGCTTCCATACACAAGGTTTTCTCCCCGTACATTTACGCAGTAAACAGGTCGACTGAAGCAGCGTGTGCTGGGCCGACTCAACAGCTGCCCTTGCTTCAGGCTCCCACTTACCATGGGATGGCCTCAGTCCCCTTTCATGGCTGTTCTCTGGAGCCTGCACAGATCACCTCCCCAGCCAGGGGCTGTAGCACAGGtagggagcagccctgggactGGGGGAAGCAGTGGTGTGTGCTCCTGCTCTCTGGGCAGATGGGCAAGGCTTGGTGCATGTGCTGCCTGTTCAAATGGGGAGTCCCCAGCCCAGGGTCAAAGACAAGCTTCTCAGAGTCTCCTCCACCATACTATTAAGCAGCAAGTGCCTGGGCACATGGCCTCAGACCTTTCACGGTGGTGAGAAGATACAAGCCATGTTAACTTAGGAAGCCTCTGTTgttcctcctgcccctctgctgattggaggcagaggaggggcTTTGGGGCAAGCTCCCTGAGGACTGCTGTCCTGCAGAAACCTCCAGAGCCTGAACACTGTTAGACACCTTCTCACCCTTCTGTCAGAGAGTAGGGCACTTTGCCATCAAGAGCTTCACAGTTTGGAGTTCACCTGGGTCATCACTTGTCCATCCCAGGAGGGTTTGGCACATAGACCTAAAGGATGGGAGACATAGGCAGCAAGTGCTTCCCCCTTCCCATCCCAGGCTGGGAAAGGGCCCTCACTTGGACCCAGTGATATCCTGCATGACCACACAACTCAGGACATTGCAACGCACCCATGAGCTGCCTGGGCTGGTCCCAGGTGAGATGCAGCACCCAAACAAGGccaggtgctgcagggcagcttgCAAGCAGGgcagccactgcagcacagggaaggaagccagctctgccctgccctccctgtgCCAGCTTAGGCTCCTGCAGCGCCTGGGCAAGGAGATTCTAGTCACAGGGAGCACCCTTCCAAACCAGCCACAGTCCCCTCCCATGTCCCTCTCACCCTATGTCTTTGGCAGTCCACCTTGGACATGTTCAAGTCTCCAGCATCATCACACTGACATCTCAGCAGCACGGACTTGCCTCACAGTTTGGTAATTGCACATAACAGGGCTGCTCACCAAGCCCCACAAGGGGagggagttaaaaaaaaaaaaaaaaaaagggaataagaCAGTCAAGTAAACTAAATGGAGTAATCCCTTGCCATCTGTCCCAGCATGACAGGTCACACATGAGTCCAGGGAGAGaggctgctgcccagccctgctgcagtgcaggtcCCCACTGTCTAGGAGATCATGTACTGGGTGATGGCCTGCAGTGCatacagcagctctgcctgcatccGGGCTTCCAGGATAAGCAGGTTCACGTGGACCTAAAGAGAGAAGCAAGAGGGGTTCAGGCAGGTGCAGcatgctgcaggcagcactgcaagcAAGCACCTACTTGGGCTAGTGAGTCTTTTGGCATGGGACAAAATGGGACTAACTtttccagcacaggcagctggcctttcccacctcctcccagtctgcaggctgtggctgcctcccAGAGCCTTATGCTATGTCCTGGCACACTTGGCCCCAGCACGCCAAGCTGCCAGTGGCACAGTGtctgctgcccacagcagctACTCCTGCAAGTTACACCTGGATGGAGGACTCACCTAGAGGCACCCACCCAGGGGGTATTGGACTTGGAGatccctgctctgctgatgGCCCCTGTGCCCATCACACTAGGCAGCCCCACACGATGCTGAGCCCAACTCCTTACAAACAGCCAGTTTCCATTTCTCCCTACACCTGCCTCAGACTGGTTTGGTGACTCAAAGGTTTTCTGTAGACCCCCTGAAGgaccccagcctgcagctctgccaacTCCCAGGCTCACTGCAGGCAGTCAGAGCCCGGGGCTTCTGGCTGTCCCACCTTTTCACTGTGCTTGAACTGCTTCCAGAACCTGTCAAACATTTCTGGGTTTGTCTTCTCTGGGTAGCAGGTTACAGTTTTAATGTAAACTTTGAGCATTCGCTCCAGGAGGTGATTCACTTCTGCATAATCGTAGTCATCGTACCTGTGGGGAGCACAGGGGCAAGTCACAGCCAGCACATCACTACAGAGCACCTTGTCCATGGTCTGCATAGGGCATGACACAGCTACAGGGCAGGGGGACACaaggcagcagccaccaggcaCTGAAGCCCTGTCCCCCAAGTTCCTTGCCCTGACCAGAGAAGCTGACCatctcttccctgcctgggCCATCATCCAGGCTAGCAATTCACCTCCATCTCTTCTCCAAACCCATCTGAAAGACAGCTGGAGTGCCCTACTCTCTCCCCTCTTGGGTCATCTTGGTTTTCTCCCCTGGAGCACGAGGTTGGTTTCCCTACCTAATGCCAAACATGCAGTGGATGTAGTTCCAGATGCCCCGCTTGAAGACAGAGGGCTCACAGCCCTGCCTCTTGGCCATGGCACTGCTTTGCAGACCATCCACCATCCGAAACTTCTCATCCAGGAGATGCCCAATGTCAGAGTAGAGCCGGTTGACCAGTGAGAAGCCATGGTCTTCCCAGGAGTAATCCTGTTGAGCACAGCAAGAGACCTTCACAACTGCAAAAAGCCCAGGGTATGTTCCTATGAAGAAGGGCTGGAGACCTCAGGATGCAGCAGAATTCCATAGGTTTTCTCTGGGGGAAGCTCTGCCACAAGCCACAACACCCCTCATCAGGCAGCTTTTGAATGATTTTAACCCTTGTTTCAAtgaggaaaatgtgaaaaaatggGCAGCCTTTGGGGACAAAAGTCACTGGTCACCTCCCTCTCATCACCCCTAGTGGGGCAGGTCCTCTCTGAGAGCTGAGCTTCCCAGCTCAGGCATTTTGCAAACACAGCTGTACCAGATCCCAGCTGTACAGGCACCCCTGTGACCATGTGCTCCCCaccaggagcagagaggagatgggaggagagctggcagcccaggctgctgcccgCCGGGAGAGCAGGAACCTCACCTGGGCTCTGAATACCTGCGCCTGGTCCTCATCGCGCCGGGCAAAGTCCTGGTATCCAAAGTCAGGATCCTGCATGTAGCATGCAAGGTTGGTGGCACCAGTGACTTCCCTGTCAGCATCTGCAAGAGGGGAGAGCCCCCCAGATGGATCAGTGATGCTCAGCTGTCCTGTTCCCAGCTGCAGAAGGTGTCAAAAGCTGGGGCCTTGCTGGGCTTCTTTGGGAAGTGTCactgctttcttcctcctcctcttgccaGCATCCCAGGAGCCCCTCGCTCAGCCACACATCATGGAATATATAAGCATAGACATGGGGAGCAACACCCAGGGATGCCATGTGGACTCCTCTCCTGCACAcccacctctgctccctgccccctcACCTTCCTCTcggtcctgctgcagcagccacgtctcctccctgccctcagtCTCCACATGGATCCGCTGCATGCGTTCCCGGAGGGAATCCAGCTCCATGCAGGAGTCCAGGGACTGCACAAACACAGGGTCCGGGATGAGGACAGAGGTCCTGGGCCACATTCCCCCCTCAGGGTCCCAGCCTCAGGGGCTCACCCGCTTGCGGTTGATgcgcagcagctcctggctgcagccgTTGCCAGCGGTGGCTTCGCAGAAGCACTGGTTCCCGGGTGACAAGGGCTTCATCAAGCCTcggccccccagcccctcgTCCTGCTCGCAGCCACAGCCGAAGACGAAGCTGGCGAGCGCGTGGCAGTGCGCCAGGAGGACAACGGCGTGCACCAGCTCCGCCAGGGACCAGCTCCACTCACTaattttcagcagcttctgcaggacGCGGACAAACCAGCGATGCCATGTGGGCAGGTGGGCAGgttgccctgctccccagccgCCCTGGTCCCTGGCTGATAGCTCCAGCCCCAACCCAATACCTCAATGTGCTCCTTGGTGATGAGCCACGGCCGGTGCGCCAGGATCTTGTTGATCTCGTTGAGGTTGCGGAGTTTGGGGGGAATGAAGTCGAGGCCACGTAGCCACTGGGGATCGCCCCCCGCCCGCAGGAACTGCAGCACGTGCAGGTTCACCAGGTACCGGCACTGGTGCcgggcagctgcctgcaagaGCAGCACATCAGCATCCCCGTGCTGGCAGGACAGACGCCCTGGGGCCCTGCACCCACCTGTCACCCAACCTCCTGGACATCATTATTTTGGCCTCTGCAaagcagcctgcagcacaggctgtctgacagagggagagcagggagcccCGAGGGGCTCAGCAGAGCCCCCCatcctccccagcagctcccagcagggctCACCATGATGGCGATGTAGTGTCGGCAGTCGAAGGGCAGCGGGCCGTCCATGTGCATCAGGTAGTGCTGCATCTTGAGGAAGCTGTCCAGGTACTGCGGGTGGTAACCCATCTGCTGGGTCACCGCCTCCAGCCGCCCCCAGCTCGCCAGCACCTTCACAAAGAGGAGCTGGGGGCGCTCAGGGTCGCTGCCAGACATCTTCACTACCTGCAGGGAAGATGCTCTGCttaggtctccccagagcagcccctgctgctgctgctgctgcccatgcCAGGCAAATCCAGGCACTGAGAGGGGCTGGGATCCTCTCTGCCTGCTTGGTACTCCCAGAGAGACACCATTAGGTCAGAAGCCACCACAGAGGGCTCAGGCTTGGGTCAGGAAGCTGGGCAGAGTACTGCTTAGAGGGGTCACTGCTAGTGGGAAGACAGGCTGCAAGAAACACAGGTTGGTCTCTGCCCGGGACAGGGCATTGCCTGGGGAGAAGAAGCAAAGGGCAAACTAGGGGTGATGTTTCCTTGCAGCCTTAGAGGCAAATGCAAGGCTAAAGCAGGAGAAACATGACAGATGAAAGACCTCCCAGGACAAAACAGCCAATCAGCCTTACCCCCAGGCCACTGCAGCACCAGCATTGAGCCCTCCCACCCAGCACTGGGACAGGGACATGGGGAGCTGTGGAGCCAGCCGAGCTACTCTCAGGCTCCTGTCCCAGCAAGCCAAGGGGCAAATGATGTCCTGGCATTCACTGCACGATTCAGAACACAAGGAGGGGCTCAGAGGTCTCCCCTCGTGCTGCCCAAGGAGATAGTATGGGAGAAGGTATTGAGGTGATCCAGAGGGTTAAGGCAGCACCGGCAGGGACAAAAAAGCTGGTGCAAACCAGAAATGACTTGCAGCAGTCCCCTGCAAAGTTTATCTGCTTGGGCAAATGAGCTGCCTGCCCTGATGACACCCATGGGGCTACAGCCACCAGTCTTCtcgtgggcagagctggaggagccAGGGAGTCTTATAGCTTCCCCCAGGGAAAGGGCACCCCCTGCAAGGAGCTGTGTGACCAGCCCATGGCTCAGTCCCTGGGGTCACCAGCTCTCCTTGCTCTGCTTGTCCAGGTGCTGATGGAGCAAGGGACCAGGCAGACATTGACTGGAAGGGGGGATGAAGGTGCAGGGCAGCCCCCCACCGCAGCCCTTGTCCCTCAGAtgggctctcctgcctgctccccacagcaccagctcagcccaggTCTCTCCTTCTGGCACAGCACCACCAGCCACGTCCCCTCAGCCTtgcctccccagccccatgcATCGCCCTCCCTGCCCATaacccttctcctcctcctctgcatcCGCTCACAGCCCTGGGTGGTGGGAGCATTACCTCCTTCCCCAAGGGGGCTTTCATGTGTTCGAGCCCCCTGAATCCCAACAGGTACccctcacccctccctgcctgggcaggtgCAGCCTGTGAAGCGAtgcccggcgctgcccggccAGCCAATCGCCGGGCAGCAGTTTGCACGCAAAGCGGGCAGGAGGATGCGGGAGCCCAGGCGGTCCCGCACCCTGTGACCGGCAGCAAGCCCGGGCAGCGCCGGGAGCTGCTGAAAAGGGACCGCGGGACCCCTCCTCGTCCCCTGCCCGGCCGGGCAAGACTCCGCCGTGTGAACCTCGCCAACCCGCGGGTCTCCAACCCTCCGCGGGGCGACACCGCGGCTCTGCCGGTACCGGTGGCTCCGCCGGTGATGCTCGCTGATGACACGGCCGCGGCGGGCACCCCTGGCCCAGCCTCCCGCCCCGATCCTCGCGGGGACAGGGGAAGTGCTAGTGCCCGAGGCACGGGTCCCCACGGCGGTCCCGGACCGGCTGCCGGTAACCCAGGCCCCATTGTgcgagcggcggcggcggcagcgcccccGGTGCGCGGCGCGGGCAGTGCAGGcggagagagaaaaacaagtttgATTGGCAGTGATGGAGGCACGGCGCCTCCCGCATCCCGCACAAAGGGGACGGGGACGGCGCCGCCGCACCGGTACCGGGCCGCCGGCCACCGCATCAGGAGAGCACGACTCCGCCGGCCCCGTGCACCGCCGACGGGCATGCCCTGGTCTGCTGGTGCCGCAGCCGGGCCGCGCCGGTGGCAGCGAGCAGGGCCGAGCCCCAGTGCTCCGGTACAGGCTCCGGTGGCGGCGGGGCGAGTCGGGTCCTACCTGCCCCGGCAGCCGCTGACACCGGCTTCCTCGGGGGTGCTCTGCGCTCT containing:
- the LOC127389725 gene encoding sestrin-3-like isoform X2; the encoded protein is MIVCPQSAEHPRGSRCQRLPGQVVKMSGSDPERPQLLFVKVLASWGRLEAVTQQMGYHPQYLDSFLKMQHYLMHMDGPLPFDCRHYIAIMAAARHQCRYLVNLHVLQFLRAGGDPQWLRGLDFIPPKLRNLNEINKILAHRPWLITKEHIEKLLKISEWSWSLAELVHAVVLLAHCHALASFVFGCGCEQDEGLGGRGLMKPLSPGNQCFCEATAGNGCSQELLRINRKRSLDSCMELDSLRERMQRIHVETEGREETWLLQQDREEDADREVTGATNLACYMQDPDFGYQDFARRDEDQAQVFRAQDYSWEDHGFSLVNRLYSDIGHLLDEKFRMVDGLQSSAMAKRQGCEPSVFKRGIWNYIHCMFGIRST
- the LOC127389725 gene encoding sestrin-3-like isoform X1, encoding MIVCPQSAEHPRGSRCQRLPGQVVKMSGSDPERPQLLFVKVLASWGRLEAVTQQMGYHPQYLDSFLKMQHYLMHMDGPLPFDCRHYIAIMAAARHQCRYLVNLHVLQFLRAGGDPQWLRGLDFIPPKLRNLNEINKILAHRPWLITKEHIEKLLKISEWSWSLAELVHAVVLLAHCHALASFVFGCGCEQDEGLGGRGLMKPLSPGNQCFCEATAGNGCSQELLRINRKRSLDSCMELDSLRERMQRIHVETEGREETWLLQQDREEDADREVTGATNLACYMQDPDFGYQDFARRDEDQAQVFRAQDYSWEDHGFSLVNRLYSDIGHLLDEKFRMVDGLQSSAMAKRQGCEPSVFKRGIWNYIHCMFGIRYDDYDYAEVNHLLERMLKVYIKTVTCYPEKTNPEMFDRFWKQFKHSEKVHVNLLILEARMQAELLYALQAITQYMIS